In one window of Gossypium arboreum isolate Shixiya-1 chromosome 4, ASM2569848v2, whole genome shotgun sequence DNA:
- the LOC108459420 gene encoding uncharacterized protein LOC108459420 has protein sequence MTSLACGSTLSLLLRAANPNNAARSLHLSSNLLPGFSHKLLTASSSSSSSKTVGVRVTRAAAQVAEAVLVDKEDKSRVLRVGVICGGPSAERGISLNSARSVLDHIQGEDLHVSCYYIDSHLNAFAISSAQVYSNTPSDFDFKLESLAQGFQSLSEFAEHLADSVDIVFPVIHGQFGEDGGIQELLENYNVPFVGTGSKECQQAFNKYNASVGLSKYGFVTVPSFLVQGSEVNQDELSEWFASNHLDVNSGKVVVKPTRAGSSIGVTVAYGVSDSLTKANEIISQEIDDGVLVELFLEGGSEFTAIVLDVGQGFDCQPVVLLPTEVELQFQGSGDVREKDAIFNYRRKYLPTQQVAYHTPPRFPIEVIKNIREGASLLFQRLGLRDFARIDGWFLPSSTKSLSSSEDKFGITEFGTVLFTDINMISGMEQTSFLFQQASKVGFSHSNILRSIISRACLRFPELATYSSKSSQFQKNLNSSKLNGTSKGREGFRKVFVLFGGDTSERQVSLMSGTNVWLNLQGFDDLDVTPCLLARSIDHSSNTDSDKKDAGLNSIEVWSLPYSLVLRHTTEEVLDACMEAIEPARAALTSHLRNQVMNELAEGLTKHGWFTGFDIADELPVRYSLKEWIKFAKEVEATVFIAVHGGIGEDGTLQFLMDTEGILYTGPGAMASKTCMDKVATSLALEHLKDKGVLTINKVVKKKEDLLKMPVRQTWNDLISKLQCETLCIKPARDGCSTGVARLCCAEDLAVYAKALDDCLLRIPPNSFSKAHGMIEMPNPPPELLIFEPFVETDEIVLSSKTVSDKTQRLLWKEHSRWVEVTVGVIGKRGSMHSLSPSITVKETGDILSLEEKFQGGTGINLTPPPVSIISNEALGRCKQRIELIANTLQLEGFSRIDTFVNVDSGEVLIIEVNTVPGMTPSTVLIHQALAEQPPVYPHRFFRTLLDLATERVV, from the exons ATGACGTCCCTCGCTTGTGGCTCCACCCTCTCCCTCCTCCTCCGTGCTGCCAATCCCAACAACGCTGCTCGCTCTCTTCATCTCTCCTCAAACTTGCTTCCCGGTTTCAGCCACAAATTACTGACTGCTTCTTCGTCATCGTCGTCGTCAAAAACAGTGGGAGTTAGAGTCACACGTGCCGCTGCTCAAGTGGCGGAGGCTGTGCTGGTGGATAAAGAAGACAAAAGTCGGGTGTTGAGAGTTGGGGTTATATGTGGAGGCCCATCAGCTGAACGTGGGATTTCCTTAAACTCTGCTCGCTCAGTACTTGATCACATACAG GGAGAGGACTTGCATGTGAGCTGCTACTACATTGACTCTCATCTCAATGCCTTTGCAATATCCTCTGCTCAG GTATACTCCAATACTCCTTCAGATTTTGACTTTAAGCTCGAAAG tCTTGCCCAAGGTTTCCAGTCTCTGTCTGAATTTGCCGAGCATCTAGCTGACTCCGTGGACATAGTTTTCCCTGTAATACATGGTCAGTTTGGTGAAGATGGTGGCATTCAG GAGCTGTTGGAAAACTACAACGTTCCATTTGTCGGGACTGGATCCAAGGAGtgtcaacaagcatttaacaag TACAATGCCTCCGTGGGCCTTAGCAAATACGGATTTGTAACAGTACCTAGTTTCTTAGTGCAG GGAAGTGAAGTGAATCAAGATGAATTATCTGAATGGTTTGCAAGCAACCATTTGGACGTTAACTCCGGGAAAGTTGTG GTAAAACCAACAAGAGCAGGTTCAAGCATTGGCGTCACAGTTGCATATGGTGTTAGTGATTCACTTACAAAGGCTAATGAAATTATTTCACAG GAAATCGATGATGGAGTCCTCGTTGAATTATTTCTCGAAGGAGGGAGTGAATTCACAGCCATTGTTCTTGATGTGGGCCAAGGTTTTGATTGCCAACCTGTTGTGCTACTGCCAACTGAG GTGGAGCTTCAATTTCAAGGTAGTGGTGATGTAAGGGAGAAAGATGCAATTTTCAATTATAGAAGGAAGTATCTTCCCACACAACAG GTTGCATATCACACCCCTCCTCGTTTTCCTATTGAAGTAATCAAAAATATCCGAGAAGGTGCATCTTTGTTATTTCAAAGGCTTGGTTTGCGTGATTTTGCTAGAATTGATGGCTGGTTTTTGCCTTCTTCCACAAAATCATTATCGTCTTCTGAAGATAAATTTGGAATCACAGAATTTGGTACGGTTCTATTTACTGACATCAACATG ATTAGTGGGATGGAACAGACAAGTTTCTTGTTTCAGCAAGCTTCAAAG GTTGGATTTTCTCATTCGAACATTCTGCGAAGCATTATCAGTCGAGCTTGCTTGAGGTTTCCTGAGCTGGCAACATATAGTAGTAAATCAAGTCAGTTTCAGAAAAATTTAAACTCCTCTAAGCTTAATGGAACATCCAAAGGGCGTGAAGGCTTTCGTAAAGTCTTTGTACTTTTTGGAGGAGACACTTCAGAGCGGCAAGTATCCCTTATGAGTGGAACCAATGTTTGGCTCAATTTGCAAGGATTTGATGAT CTTGATGTAACTCCCTGTTTGCTTGCTCGCTCGATTGACCATTCATCTAATACAGATTCAGATAAAAAGGACGCCGGTTTGAACTCCATTGAAGTTTGGTCATTACC GTACTCTCTTGTGTTGAGACATACAACAGAGGAAGTCCTTGATGCATGCATGGAGGCAATTGAGCCAGCTCGAGCTGCCTTGACGTCTCACTTAAGAAACCAAGTGATGAATGAACTCGCTGAAGGTTTGACGAAACATGGTTGGTTTACTGGATTTGATATAGCTGATGAGCTACCTGTGAGATATTCACTGAAGGAGTGGATCAAGTTTGCCAAGGAAGTCGAAGCAACAGTTTTTATTGCAG TGCATGGAGGCATAGGTGAAGATGGCACACTTCAGTTTTTGATGGACACTGAAGGAATTCTGTATACAG GTCCTGGTGCAATGGCTTCAAAAACTTGCATGGATAAAGTTGCAACATCTCTGGCTCTTGAACAT CTAAAAGACAAGGGAGTTCTTACCATAAACAAAgttgtgaagaaaaaggaagaTTTGTTGAAAATGCCCGTTCGTCAGACTTGGAATGACCTAATCTCTAAGCTTCAGTGTGAAACGTTATGCATTAAGCCAGCAAGGGATGGATGCTCTACTGGTGTTGCAAGATTGTG CTGTGCCGAGGACCTTGCAGTGTATGCAAAAGCCTTGGATGATTGCCTTCTACGAATTCCACCTAATAGTTTTTCAAAG GCACATGGAATGATTGAGATGCCAAACCCTCCTCCAGAGCTCTTGATCTTTGAACCTTTTGTGGAAACGGATGAAATTGTTCTTTCATCTAAAACTGTTTCTGACAAAACACAACGCCTTCTGTGGAAAGAACACAGTCGATGGGTAGAAGTAACAGTTGGTGTTATTGGAAAACGGGGATCAATGCACTCATTGAGTCCTAGCATAACTGTCAAGGAAACTGGTGATATTCTGTCACTTGAGGAGAAATTCCAAG GTGGAACCGGCATCAATCTGACTCCTCCCCCGGTGTCAATTATTAG CAATGAGGCACTGGGGCGATGTAAACAACGTATTGAGCTAATAGCCAACACCCTGCAACTGGAAGGATTTTCAAGAATTGATACATTTGTTAATGTTGATAGCGGAGAG GTGTTGATCATAGAGGTCAATACGGTGCCTGGAATGACTCCTTCCACTGTGTTGATACATCAG GCACTGGCAGAGCAGCCTCCTGTATATCCTCACCGGTTCTTCCGTACACTACTTGATTTGGCCACAGAGAGAGTAGTGTGA